The nucleotide window gcattttgcgatgatgggcgggagaatgatgcttggagaaatagtcggccaaattcgtgaggccgggtcgccagtaaataataaactgtttttgctcgacgcggtctttaacccagtagaaacgcatgtcaatggctttagaacgtcgttgcttgatggtttcgttggcaatgccGGAGGCACAAGCGTTATCGGTCTGAATAGGGGTAGGTGGCTGAATGTGGCCAAgctcgtcgagagtgacccggaaagcggtggcgtccttggcgttgtaaaagagggcaccAAGTTCAGCTTCGGTGGCGgacgaaagaacaacggacatgatggagctatgcgTGTGAATGGCGCCATTATTGGGAGGGTTCGGAtcagtcggagcgggagcagcattgggatcttggggtcgactgctgaggaaaaaatgacctgcagcacgagatcgggctttcgactcggaaaggtaggaagcgtcactatgaatgtgtaaacacatgtcgctagcctGAAACCGTACTGTAgcgtgtgggtgagtggcacagtagtcaagtaaatgttcggcggcgtgaagggtcgcttgggttgcagttgactgtgccgaggccagagtgccgagagccacgagaatggtcgagtcgacagccctagcgtaATAAAGGagggttccgatgatttcttgcaggtgggtcttgtcggatgcattGAGAGGctcagtggtatcagggaCTGGTGTGAGTTGAGTTGCAACGCCATAAGTTGGAGGAGTCCAAGGGTGAGGCGCATGTTGAGGCGTAACAGGGGGCGATCGTTGgaagcgggttagggcttggtcgatgtagtcgggcatggacatgtcgaggGTTCGACGCTCATAATCCCAAGCAAGTGTAAGTCCGAGATAACGAGTGCCGGCCCAGTCTATGGTGATAGTGTAAAGTGCTTGGAGAGTGTCGATAAGGTGCTGAGCGTGTTCAGTGCCAGTGTATTTcacgccaaagtcgtccacaactagggtaaactgAATAGGGCGCGTGACGTGTCGAAATAGGCCAGCGGTATGCTTCGTCTTAACGTAGCCGTGCGAagcaaggtgttcaacaagaCGATCGTGGGCGAGAATaccggcttggggaaggccgtacatacctttgcgaatttcgacggtaacagagttgttgtgaatgagtgGAGCTAACTGGTAATGAGCCATGATGGTGGGAGGGATATCGGGaaccgggatgcgcatgtattcgtaccgagccatgggggtgccaagatagaaatccttgatgtcaatacacataaacttggcggcgggcgtggagaggacgctattgaagaggatcttgGCTGTGGTGATGTCAGCAGTTGGGGTGCTAACCTTTCCTGGGTACTGAACTAAGTTGCCGCCAACGGTAAAGcggatgcgcttgggttCCGATTTCTGAGGGCGAATACTGGCTACAATGCGCAAgtaggttgccttgcgaccgGGAGGAATGGCATTATGCGCGATGAAGTGCATAGTCTGGCTACCGGTGGTACTGTGGGGCGGGTTACCTTGAGTGAGGCggccaatttcgttggcggcggcgcgaatccaatcgggagcgTCGGGGCCGGAGCGCAGGTGCCGATATTCCAATGAGGCGCCGGTTGCGGGgtcgacaacagcgttggcggaggccgggacaagaaagggtcgggtgcgggtgttgtggGGATGCGCCGGAactagggttggggttgccgTTTGTTTGCGTGCTgtgcggcggcgacggccggGGTTACCGGTGCGAGAGTGATAGGTGGCCATGGggggcaccctcggaagtgctgCGGCAGGAAcgggcaccctcggaagtgctggGGCATGTTCGGCCGTGACGAGAGGGACGGCAAAACGGACCTGAGCTGGGGGGGTTGCTGGGGCAGGGGGACGGACCGGAGGCACCGGAGCGGGTGcagggacgtcgtcggctgGGGCGGCCACAGTGGCAAAGAGATTGGCGAGGTCGGTAAGGGCCTGGTGCTTGGTGGCATCAAGGGGGGCAAACGGAGACGCAGGGGAAGGATGCTGGAGGGCATGGACTAGGtcacgggcggcggccagggcgcggtcggtggacgaagcggcggGCATGGGAATGCGGGTCGGGAACCAGGAAAGGGTGTCAGCAACACGTTCGGCACGTGTTTCCGTGATCCAGACGCGATGGCAGCGATAATGGTTGAGAGCGGGGCCGAGATACCAACCTTCAACAGCATGGGGGGCCCAGGTTTCGCGAACAGCAGGCTTGACATGAACTAAGACGCGAGTGCCAGGGGGAGCGAGCGGGGTGCGGTTGTAGTCGAAGGCACCGTGAAGTTGTGCGTGGGCGGACAActtgggattgatgcgggagcgacgaagaagattgaggGTAATGAGGGCTTGGGGAAGGAGGCGGTCCCAAAGGTGCAAGggaaaatccgggttagTGGTGCAGAGACCAGCAATAAAGTGGTTCTTGAAGGTGCGGATGGCCCGTTCGGCTgcattacgacggtgtaGATGGGGGGGTGCCAGCTGAAAATCCACGTGCTCGGAGGACATGAAGGATTGGAGGGCGGtagaggcttcgttgtcgaggCGCTGAAGTTGTGGACGCAGGCCGCGCTGGGTAAAGAGAGCGTGAGCACGTTGGTATGCGGCCAGAATCTCGGGgccggacttgttcttcatgagttcgacaTGGATGGCGTTGCTATCGTAATCGTAAAGAACGAGCATGTCGTTGTGGCCGGCACTGGAGGGAGTGAGGAAACGGCCCGGTTGGTCCGTGTAGATCTGACCGGTGACCCTTTGGTGGgcaacaaagacatggtgGGTGCGTGCGACGGGGGGGGGCGTCGGGAGGTTCAAGGTCAGGCACAGCGGCGGCAGGTGGGTCCGTCGGGATGGGGAAACCGACAGGGggaagcttggtggagcgaAGGTTCGCGCGTTGTTGGTCGAGGTGGcccttgaccatggcaggGGAACTAGGTGGATACTTACGGACTTGGCGGGAGGAAAGTTCTGGAAAAGTCGTAAGATGGCCGGAGTCGAGGGCCTGGCACCAGGTTGAGAGAGTCGGGGAGAAGAGCGAGGCATGAACGAAAGCAATGCGGTCAGCAATGGGGGTGTTGGGAACAAGAGCGTGGGCGGTGGCAGGAGGCTGGGCAGGGGTAAGATCGAGGTGCCAGAGGCCGGTTGTGGGTGCACGAGTGCCGGAGAGGAGTAGTGTGGTGTCGCGGTGGATCTCGAGGCTAGTGGCTGAGAAAGTGGCAgtgcagccgtcgtcgcaAAGTTGCCCAATCGAAATGAGTGGGTGCGAGGCAAGCCCGGGGAAGATGTGGGCCTGGCAAGCGGAAGGGGAGAAGCCAGGGAGGGCCAGGGTGGCAATGTGGCTTGAGCGGAGGACGGCGCCGTTAGGGacacggacggcaaggctgGGATTCGCAGGACGTTTGTCGGTGTGGGGGCAGTTGATGGTGATGTAATGGCCGGTGCAACcggtgtcggcaatggccgagGTATGGGgactaggcggggaggggactacagatgaattaagactagtaatatgatttaaATAATCGGTATTACTAGAGTTAACCATcggcgtagccgtccctctttcctattcaggGGGCTTGGGAGCCGTCCAAACCTTGGTGGAGCCGCCGAGAGTGTTGGCGGcggtcgcgtcgtcgcgatggccaggggccttgttcttgcacgTGGCGCTGGTATGGCGTCGGTTTTTGCTGGTACCATGGGTCCAGCAGTAGGTCATGTCCGGCNNNNNNNNNNNNNNNNNNNNNNNNNNNNNNNNNNNNNNNNNNNNNNNNNNGACTCTCGATCTGGCAAAGGAGGTAACCCTATTAGCTACAAAAGTTATCTAAGCCTCCTACTTGCATCTGCATTGCTCTAcgacaaaggaaacaatctCTCTAATTCTCGTAGTCCTAGAGAGAAGCGTAGTATACATTCTACTGGTCTAACGTATCACCCTACTGACCTGGATACTGACCTAGATGTTAACTATGATATTGACCTATCACCTTCCGTACTTTATGAGGCCAATGCACATGTGCGTGGTGGCAATTGTACAAACAACCGCAATCATACTACAACCACCAATCGAGACCGCCCATATATTCCTAGAGAGATGTGGAACCGGCTGTCGGATGATGCTAAAGCTATCCTTCAAGGACTAGATGCCCCAGCAAAGAACCATCCGGCCACCAGTGATCCCCCACGTCCGTTGCAAATGCACGCACATGCGGCCACCCCGACTGGCGGTACACCGGAAGATACCAACAACCCGCCCACAGATACATTTCATGATTGTGCACCAGAAACGGAACTCCTAGCACACCTGTCCGACCGGGTTGGACGCATGAGCTCAGGTGACATACGTAAGGTACTTGCAGCATCACGGGACACAACAAAAACGGGT belongs to Phaeodactylum tricornutum CCAP 1055/1 PHATR_bd_38x36 genomic scaffold, whole genome shotgun sequence and includes:
- a CDS encoding predicted protein, with product MVPAKTDAIPAPLPSPPSPHTSAIADTGCTGHYITINCPHTDKRPANPSLAVRVPNGAVLRSSHIATLALPGFSPSACQAHIFPGLASHPLISIGQLCDDGCTATFSATSLEIHRDTTLLLSGTRAPTTGLWHLDLTPAQPPATAHALVPNTPIADRIAFVHASLFSPTLSTWCQALDSGHLTTFPELSSRQVPERAIRTFKNHFIAGLCTTNPDFPLHLWDRLLPQALITLNLLRRSRINPKLSAHAQLHGAFDYNRTPLAPPGTRVLVHVKPAVRETWAPHAVEGWYLGPALNHYRCHRVWITETRAERVADTLSWFPTRIPMPAASSTDRALAAARDLVHALQHPSPASPFAPLDATKHQALTDLANLFATVAAPADDVPAPAPVPPVRPPAPATPPAQHFRGCPFLPQHFRGCPPWPPITLAPVTPAVAAAQHANKRQPQP